The following proteins are co-located in the Toxotes jaculatrix isolate fToxJac2 chromosome 9, fToxJac2.pri, whole genome shotgun sequence genome:
- the stard13b gene encoding stAR-related lipid transfer protein 13 isoform X2: protein MFRELPESTGSECLGSMTPETQDIYLRMDHHRRRSGYRLGRIIARQQLLKKIAGEIEAKEACDWLRAAGFPQYAQLFEDSQFPIDITPVKRDHDFLDKDLVEPLCRRLNTLNKCASMKLDVNLPKKKSEDSDEEDLFAISDKWTFEWSSRRWSRLQDIDCLLGNHREGQPFRDGVPLRTTTSSESVLTDLSEPEVSSLHSESSGGSGHRGLSTEDSDCSNRTCSDSAAMPDSTSLTMPHIPKEIAHYGSLPDKHDKTSRIRAKDFLKRMETLRSRGTLGRGRKTLVISSPVLQQEAQALKTLHCVEITNGDGGAPEPLSNKALPSQCSSEGSSHSSGSAVSTPSLKERKPHRADHKRSGMYLEDIDIFSGTQVNKVAEQNRKNEFCSYEDLVVHIPKDHKPGTFPKALSIESLSPTNGASINWHTGSMHLDSPLISCRKESRPVTQCCSRGSRISVYDNVPGSHLYASTGDLIDLEKEDLFPHLDDILLHVSGLQQIVDHWSKNVLPGGEGLLQVDGKREDAVGLQSSSQITLDFEGNSVTESQTTPSDGDRDRVSLAETESTRLRERRDSGVGASLTRPNRLRWPSFQISNRLSHSVASLQITNQSAGQLSLLQKFSLLRLTAIMEKYSMSNKHGWTWSVPKFMKRMKVPDYKDKNVFGVPLIVHVQRSGQPLPLGLQQALRYLRSQCLDQVGLFRKSGVKSRIQALRQMNESSPDNVNYEDQSAYDVADMVKQFFRDLPEPLLTSKLGETFLHIYQYVPKDQRLQAVQAAIMLMSDENREVLQTLLCFLSDVTSSVEENQMTPMNIAVCLAPSLFHLNILKKDNLSPRAMQKKYATGRPDPKDLNENLAATQGLAHMIIECNRLFEIPHEMVTQSRNSYVEADLHAPTIDELCKQLEDDDGTYQTHMEGRLQNLLKEAREKSKYWVSCSSSDNTELYYKKVGDGNPLRRWRVSVEVEAPPSVVLNRVLRERHMWDVDLLQWKVSETLDKQTEVFQYVLNRMPPHPSRDFVVLRSWRTDLPKGACSLVSVSIEHEDCPPVGGVRAIVLESNYLLEPCGSGKSRLTHICRVDLKGRMPDWYNKAFGHLCAAEAARIRNSFQPLITDGPETKI, encoded by the exons ATGTTTCGGGAGCTCCCGGAGTCCACAGGCAGCGAGTGTCTAGGGAGTATGACCCCAGAGACTCAGGATATCTACCTGAGAATGGATCATCACCGCAGACGCTCAGGGTACAGGCTGGGCAGGATCATTGCCAGGCAGCAACTACTCAAGAAGATTGCTGGAG AAATTGAGGCGAAAGAGGCGTGTGACTGGCTGAGGGCAGCAGGATTTCCCCAGTATGCTCAGCTCTTTGAAG attCCCAATTCCCCATTGACATAACTCCTGTGAAAAGAGATCACGACTTTCTGGACAAAGATCTAGTGGAACCTCTTTGCAG GCGACTCAACACCTTGAACAAATGCGCCTCTATGAAACTTGACGTGAACCTTCCGAAGAAGAAA AGTGAAGACTCTGATGAAGAAGACCTGTTTGCTATCAGTGACAAATGGACCTTTGAGTGGAGCAGCCGGCGTTGGTCCAGGTTACAGGACATTGACTGTCTGTTGGGAAACCACAGAGAGGGTCAGCCCTTCAGGGACGGCGTGCCTCTGAGAACCACCACCAGCAGTGAGAGTGTTCTGACAGACCTCAGTGAGCCCGAGGTGTCTTCTTTGCACAGTGAGAGCAGCGGGGGCAGTGGTCATAGGGGCCTCAGCACAGAAGACTCCGACTGCTCCAACCGCACGTGCTCGGATTCTGCAGCAATGCCAGACTCTACTTCTCTCACAATGCCTCACATCCCCAAAGAAATTGCTCACTATGGCTCACTACCTGATAAGCATGACAAGACAAGCCGCATCCGTGCCAAAGATTTCCTCAAGCGCATGGAGACACTGCGATCCCGAGGAACTCTGGGAAGGGGTCGTAAGACGCTAGTCATCAGCTCTCCAGTGCTACAGCAGGAGGCCCAGGCACTGAAGACGCTGCATTGTGTTGAGATCACAAATGGAGATGGTGGGGCTCCAGAACCCTTGTCCAACAAAGCTCTTCCGTCCCAGTGTAGTAGTGAGGGTAGCAGCCACTCTAGTGGTAGCGCTGTCAGCACACCCAGCTTGAAAGAACGTAAGCCTCATCGGGCTGACCACAAGCGCAGTGGCATGTATTTGGAGGACATAGACATCTTCTCAGGCACCCAGGTTAATAAAGTCGCAGAACAAAACCGCAAAAATGAATTCTGCTCCTATGAAGACCTAGTGGTCCACATTCCTAAAGACCACAAGCCTGGAACCTTCCCTAAAGCACTGTCCATAGAAAGCTTGTCCCCAACCAATGGGGCCTCTATTAACTGGCACACCGGCAGCATGCATCTGGACTCGCCACTAATTTCATGCAGAAAGGAGTCCAGGCCCGTCACCCAGTGCTGCTCCAGAGGTAGCCGCATCAGTGTGTATGATAATGTTCCCGGCTCACATCTGTACGCTAGCACTGGAGACCTGATAGACCTGGAGAAAGAGGACCTGTTTCCTCATCTGGATGATATCTTGTTGCATGTCAGTGGTCTACAGCAGATAGTGGACCACTGGTCTAAGAATGTGTTGCCTGGAGGAGAAGGTCTTTTGCAGGTAGATGGCAAGAGGGAAGATGCGGTTGGGCTTCAGTCCTCTAGTCAAATCACACTGGACTTTGAGGGAAATTCAGTCACCGAAAGCCAGACCACACCTAGTGatggggacagagacagagtatCACTTGCTGAGACAGAATCTACAAGGCTCAGGGAAAGGAGAGACTCAGGAGTGGGTGCTTCACTAACACGACCTAATCG GTTACGATGGCCCAGCTTTCAGATATCAAATCGCCTAAGTCACTCAGTGGCATCCCTGCAGATTACCAACCAATCAGCAGGCCAGCTGAGCTTGTTGCAGAAGTTTTCTCTGCTGCGTCTTACTGCAATCATGGAGAAGTACTCGATGTCCAACAAACATGGCTGGACTTG GTCTGTGCCAAAGTTTATGAAGAGAATGAAAGTACCAGACTATAAGGATAAGAATGTGTTTGGAGTGCCTCTCATAGTGCATGTGCAGCGTTCTGGACAGCCCCTGCCTCTGGGCCTGCAGCAGGCCCTGCGGTACCTGAGAAGCCAGTGTCTTGACCAG GTGGGTCTCTTCCGTAAATCAGGGGTGAAGTCTAGAATTCAAGCTCTGAGGCAGATGAATGAGAGCTCTCCAGACAACGTGAACTATGAGGATCAGTCTGCCTATGATGTGGCCGACATGGTGAAGCAGTTCTTCAGGGATTTACCTGAGCCTCTGCTCACCAGCAAGCTGGGGGAGACCTTCCTCCATATCTACCAAT ATGTGCCAAAGGACCAAAGGTTGCAAGCTGTCCAAGCAGCCATCATGCTGATGTCAGATGAAAACCGAGAGGTGCTGCAGaccctgctctgtttcctcagcgATGTCACTTCTTCTGTGGAGGAGAACCAGATGACACCCATGAACATTGCTGTGTGTCTGGCCCCCTCCCTTTTCCATCTCAACATACTCAAGAAAGACAATCTCTCACCAAG GGCCATGCAGAAGAAGTATGCCACTGGCAGGCCAGACCCGAAGGATCTGAATGAAAATTTAGCTGCAACACAGGGCCTCGCTCATATGATCATAGAGTGCAACCGTCTCTTCGAG ATCCCTCATGAGATGGTTACTCAGTCGCGTAATTCATACGTCGAGGCTGACTTACATGCACCAACAATTGATGAGCTGTGCAAGCAGCTGGAAGATGATGATGGAACATACCAAACACATATGGAAGGGAGACTTCAGAACCTGCTCAAAGAGGCCCGGGAAAAGTCCAAATACTGGGTGTCATGCAGCAGCTCAGATAACACAGAGCTCTACTATAAGAAG GTGGGAGATGGGAACCCTCTGAGACGCTGGAGAGTTTCTGTGGAGGTGGAAGCACCACCGTCTGTAGTGCTGAACCGGGTGCTGCGAGAGCGCCACATGTGGGATGTGGACCTGCTACAGTGGAAAGTGTCTGAGACACTGGACAAGCAGACAGAGGTGTTTCAGTATGTCCTCAATCGTATGCCTCCTCATCCCAGCAGGGACTTTGTAGTTCTCAG GTCATGGAGGACAGACTTGCCCAAAGGTGCCTGCTCCCTGGTTTCTGTGTCAATAGAGCATGAGGATTGTCCTCCTGTTGGAGGGGTACGAGCTATTGTCCTAGAGTCCAACTACCTGCTAGAGCCCTGTGGCTCTGGAAAGTCCAGACTAACTCATATCTGCAGAGTGGACTTAAA AGGAAGGATGCCAGATTGGTATAACAAAGCCTTCGGTCACCTTTGTGCCGCAGAAGCTGCCAGGATCCGTAACTCCTTTCAGCCACTAATCACAGATGGCCCAGAGACCAAAATCTGA
- the stard13b gene encoding stAR-related lipid transfer protein 13 isoform X5, with translation MKHSGCMMKISQIEAKEACDWLRAAGFPQYAQLFEDSQFPIDITPVKRDHDFLDKDLVEPLCRRLNTLNKCASMKLDVNLPKKKSEDSDEEDLFAISDKWTFEWSSRRWSRLQDIDCLLGNHREGQPFRDGVPLRTTTSSESVLTDLSEPEVSSLHSESSGGSGHRGLSTEDSDCSNRTCSDSAAMPDSTSLTMPHIPKEIAHYGSLPDKHDKTSRIRAKDFLKRMETLRSRGTLGRGRKTLVISSPVLQQEAQALKTLHCVEITNGDGGAPEPLSNKALPSQCSSEGSSHSSGSAVSTPSLKERKPHRADHKRSGMYLEDIDIFSGTQVNKVAEQNRKNEFCSYEDLVVHIPKDHKPGTFPKALSIESLSPTNGASINWHTGSMHLDSPLISCRKESRPVTQCCSRGSRISVYDNVPGSHLYASTGDLIDLEKEDLFPHLDDILLHVSGLQQIVDHWSKNVLPGGEGLLQVDGKREDAVGLQSSSQITLDFEGNSVTESQTTPSDGDRDRVSLAETESTRLRERRDSGVGASLTRPNRLRWPSFQISNRLSHSVASLQITNQSAGQLSLLQKFSLLRLTAIMEKYSMSNKHGWTWSVPKFMKRMKVPDYKDKNVFGVPLIVHVQRSGQPLPLGLQQALRYLRSQCLDQVGLFRKSGVKSRIQALRQMNESSPDNVNYEDQSAYDVADMVKQFFRDLPEPLLTSKLGETFLHIYQYVPKDQRLQAVQAAIMLMSDENREVLQTLLCFLSDVTSSVEENQMTPMNIAVCLAPSLFHLNILKKDNLSPRAMQKKYATGRPDPKDLNENLAATQGLAHMIIECNRLFEIPHEMVTQSRNSYVEADLHAPTIDELCKQLEDDDGTYQTHMEGRLQNLLKEAREKSKYWVSCSSSDNTELYYKKVGDGNPLRRWRVSVEVEAPPSVVLNRVLRERHMWDVDLLQWKVSETLDKQTEVFQYVLNRMPPHPSRDFVVLRSWRTDLPKGACSLVSVSIEHEDCPPVGGVRAIVLESNYLLEPCGSGKSRLTHICRVDLKGRMPDWYNKAFGHLCAAEAARIRNSFQPLITDGPETKI, from the exons ATGAAACACTCTGGCTGTATGATGAAAATATCCC AAATTGAGGCGAAAGAGGCGTGTGACTGGCTGAGGGCAGCAGGATTTCCCCAGTATGCTCAGCTCTTTGAAG attCCCAATTCCCCATTGACATAACTCCTGTGAAAAGAGATCACGACTTTCTGGACAAAGATCTAGTGGAACCTCTTTGCAG GCGACTCAACACCTTGAACAAATGCGCCTCTATGAAACTTGACGTGAACCTTCCGAAGAAGAAA AGTGAAGACTCTGATGAAGAAGACCTGTTTGCTATCAGTGACAAATGGACCTTTGAGTGGAGCAGCCGGCGTTGGTCCAGGTTACAGGACATTGACTGTCTGTTGGGAAACCACAGAGAGGGTCAGCCCTTCAGGGACGGCGTGCCTCTGAGAACCACCACCAGCAGTGAGAGTGTTCTGACAGACCTCAGTGAGCCCGAGGTGTCTTCTTTGCACAGTGAGAGCAGCGGGGGCAGTGGTCATAGGGGCCTCAGCACAGAAGACTCCGACTGCTCCAACCGCACGTGCTCGGATTCTGCAGCAATGCCAGACTCTACTTCTCTCACAATGCCTCACATCCCCAAAGAAATTGCTCACTATGGCTCACTACCTGATAAGCATGACAAGACAAGCCGCATCCGTGCCAAAGATTTCCTCAAGCGCATGGAGACACTGCGATCCCGAGGAACTCTGGGAAGGGGTCGTAAGACGCTAGTCATCAGCTCTCCAGTGCTACAGCAGGAGGCCCAGGCACTGAAGACGCTGCATTGTGTTGAGATCACAAATGGAGATGGTGGGGCTCCAGAACCCTTGTCCAACAAAGCTCTTCCGTCCCAGTGTAGTAGTGAGGGTAGCAGCCACTCTAGTGGTAGCGCTGTCAGCACACCCAGCTTGAAAGAACGTAAGCCTCATCGGGCTGACCACAAGCGCAGTGGCATGTATTTGGAGGACATAGACATCTTCTCAGGCACCCAGGTTAATAAAGTCGCAGAACAAAACCGCAAAAATGAATTCTGCTCCTATGAAGACCTAGTGGTCCACATTCCTAAAGACCACAAGCCTGGAACCTTCCCTAAAGCACTGTCCATAGAAAGCTTGTCCCCAACCAATGGGGCCTCTATTAACTGGCACACCGGCAGCATGCATCTGGACTCGCCACTAATTTCATGCAGAAAGGAGTCCAGGCCCGTCACCCAGTGCTGCTCCAGAGGTAGCCGCATCAGTGTGTATGATAATGTTCCCGGCTCACATCTGTACGCTAGCACTGGAGACCTGATAGACCTGGAGAAAGAGGACCTGTTTCCTCATCTGGATGATATCTTGTTGCATGTCAGTGGTCTACAGCAGATAGTGGACCACTGGTCTAAGAATGTGTTGCCTGGAGGAGAAGGTCTTTTGCAGGTAGATGGCAAGAGGGAAGATGCGGTTGGGCTTCAGTCCTCTAGTCAAATCACACTGGACTTTGAGGGAAATTCAGTCACCGAAAGCCAGACCACACCTAGTGatggggacagagacagagtatCACTTGCTGAGACAGAATCTACAAGGCTCAGGGAAAGGAGAGACTCAGGAGTGGGTGCTTCACTAACACGACCTAATCG GTTACGATGGCCCAGCTTTCAGATATCAAATCGCCTAAGTCACTCAGTGGCATCCCTGCAGATTACCAACCAATCAGCAGGCCAGCTGAGCTTGTTGCAGAAGTTTTCTCTGCTGCGTCTTACTGCAATCATGGAGAAGTACTCGATGTCCAACAAACATGGCTGGACTTG GTCTGTGCCAAAGTTTATGAAGAGAATGAAAGTACCAGACTATAAGGATAAGAATGTGTTTGGAGTGCCTCTCATAGTGCATGTGCAGCGTTCTGGACAGCCCCTGCCTCTGGGCCTGCAGCAGGCCCTGCGGTACCTGAGAAGCCAGTGTCTTGACCAG GTGGGTCTCTTCCGTAAATCAGGGGTGAAGTCTAGAATTCAAGCTCTGAGGCAGATGAATGAGAGCTCTCCAGACAACGTGAACTATGAGGATCAGTCTGCCTATGATGTGGCCGACATGGTGAAGCAGTTCTTCAGGGATTTACCTGAGCCTCTGCTCACCAGCAAGCTGGGGGAGACCTTCCTCCATATCTACCAAT ATGTGCCAAAGGACCAAAGGTTGCAAGCTGTCCAAGCAGCCATCATGCTGATGTCAGATGAAAACCGAGAGGTGCTGCAGaccctgctctgtttcctcagcgATGTCACTTCTTCTGTGGAGGAGAACCAGATGACACCCATGAACATTGCTGTGTGTCTGGCCCCCTCCCTTTTCCATCTCAACATACTCAAGAAAGACAATCTCTCACCAAG GGCCATGCAGAAGAAGTATGCCACTGGCAGGCCAGACCCGAAGGATCTGAATGAAAATTTAGCTGCAACACAGGGCCTCGCTCATATGATCATAGAGTGCAACCGTCTCTTCGAG ATCCCTCATGAGATGGTTACTCAGTCGCGTAATTCATACGTCGAGGCTGACTTACATGCACCAACAATTGATGAGCTGTGCAAGCAGCTGGAAGATGATGATGGAACATACCAAACACATATGGAAGGGAGACTTCAGAACCTGCTCAAAGAGGCCCGGGAAAAGTCCAAATACTGGGTGTCATGCAGCAGCTCAGATAACACAGAGCTCTACTATAAGAAG GTGGGAGATGGGAACCCTCTGAGACGCTGGAGAGTTTCTGTGGAGGTGGAAGCACCACCGTCTGTAGTGCTGAACCGGGTGCTGCGAGAGCGCCACATGTGGGATGTGGACCTGCTACAGTGGAAAGTGTCTGAGACACTGGACAAGCAGACAGAGGTGTTTCAGTATGTCCTCAATCGTATGCCTCCTCATCCCAGCAGGGACTTTGTAGTTCTCAG GTCATGGAGGACAGACTTGCCCAAAGGTGCCTGCTCCCTGGTTTCTGTGTCAATAGAGCATGAGGATTGTCCTCCTGTTGGAGGGGTACGAGCTATTGTCCTAGAGTCCAACTACCTGCTAGAGCCCTGTGGCTCTGGAAAGTCCAGACTAACTCATATCTGCAGAGTGGACTTAAA AGGAAGGATGCCAGATTGGTATAACAAAGCCTTCGGTCACCTTTGTGCCGCAGAAGCTGCCAGGATCCGTAACTCCTTTCAGCCACTAATCACAGATGGCCCAGAGACCAAAATCTGA
- the stard13b gene encoding stAR-related lipid transfer protein 13 isoform X4 — MIILGSWTFISCVVFKEIEAKEACDWLRAAGFPQYAQLFEDSQFPIDITPVKRDHDFLDKDLVEPLCRRLNTLNKCASMKLDVNLPKKKSEDSDEEDLFAISDKWTFEWSSRRWSRLQDIDCLLGNHREGQPFRDGVPLRTTTSSESVLTDLSEPEVSSLHSESSGGSGHRGLSTEDSDCSNRTCSDSAAMPDSTSLTMPHIPKEIAHYGSLPDKHDKTSRIRAKDFLKRMETLRSRGTLGRGRKTLVISSPVLQQEAQALKTLHCVEITNGDGGAPEPLSNKALPSQCSSEGSSHSSGSAVSTPSLKERKPHRADHKRSGMYLEDIDIFSGTQVNKVAEQNRKNEFCSYEDLVVHIPKDHKPGTFPKALSIESLSPTNGASINWHTGSMHLDSPLISCRKESRPVTQCCSRGSRISVYDNVPGSHLYASTGDLIDLEKEDLFPHLDDILLHVSGLQQIVDHWSKNVLPGGEGLLQVDGKREDAVGLQSSSQITLDFEGNSVTESQTTPSDGDRDRVSLAETESTRLRERRDSGVGASLTRPNRLRWPSFQISNRLSHSVASLQITNQSAGQLSLLQKFSLLRLTAIMEKYSMSNKHGWTWSVPKFMKRMKVPDYKDKNVFGVPLIVHVQRSGQPLPLGLQQALRYLRSQCLDQVGLFRKSGVKSRIQALRQMNESSPDNVNYEDQSAYDVADMVKQFFRDLPEPLLTSKLGETFLHIYQYVPKDQRLQAVQAAIMLMSDENREVLQTLLCFLSDVTSSVEENQMTPMNIAVCLAPSLFHLNILKKDNLSPRAMQKKYATGRPDPKDLNENLAATQGLAHMIIECNRLFEIPHEMVTQSRNSYVEADLHAPTIDELCKQLEDDDGTYQTHMEGRLQNLLKEAREKSKYWVSCSSSDNTELYYKKVGDGNPLRRWRVSVEVEAPPSVVLNRVLRERHMWDVDLLQWKVSETLDKQTEVFQYVLNRMPPHPSRDFVVLRSWRTDLPKGACSLVSVSIEHEDCPPVGGVRAIVLESNYLLEPCGSGKSRLTHICRVDLKGRMPDWYNKAFGHLCAAEAARIRNSFQPLITDGPETKI, encoded by the exons ATGATAATACTTGGCAGTTGGACATTTATCAGCTGTGTGGTTTTTAAAG AAATTGAGGCGAAAGAGGCGTGTGACTGGCTGAGGGCAGCAGGATTTCCCCAGTATGCTCAGCTCTTTGAAG attCCCAATTCCCCATTGACATAACTCCTGTGAAAAGAGATCACGACTTTCTGGACAAAGATCTAGTGGAACCTCTTTGCAG GCGACTCAACACCTTGAACAAATGCGCCTCTATGAAACTTGACGTGAACCTTCCGAAGAAGAAA AGTGAAGACTCTGATGAAGAAGACCTGTTTGCTATCAGTGACAAATGGACCTTTGAGTGGAGCAGCCGGCGTTGGTCCAGGTTACAGGACATTGACTGTCTGTTGGGAAACCACAGAGAGGGTCAGCCCTTCAGGGACGGCGTGCCTCTGAGAACCACCACCAGCAGTGAGAGTGTTCTGACAGACCTCAGTGAGCCCGAGGTGTCTTCTTTGCACAGTGAGAGCAGCGGGGGCAGTGGTCATAGGGGCCTCAGCACAGAAGACTCCGACTGCTCCAACCGCACGTGCTCGGATTCTGCAGCAATGCCAGACTCTACTTCTCTCACAATGCCTCACATCCCCAAAGAAATTGCTCACTATGGCTCACTACCTGATAAGCATGACAAGACAAGCCGCATCCGTGCCAAAGATTTCCTCAAGCGCATGGAGACACTGCGATCCCGAGGAACTCTGGGAAGGGGTCGTAAGACGCTAGTCATCAGCTCTCCAGTGCTACAGCAGGAGGCCCAGGCACTGAAGACGCTGCATTGTGTTGAGATCACAAATGGAGATGGTGGGGCTCCAGAACCCTTGTCCAACAAAGCTCTTCCGTCCCAGTGTAGTAGTGAGGGTAGCAGCCACTCTAGTGGTAGCGCTGTCAGCACACCCAGCTTGAAAGAACGTAAGCCTCATCGGGCTGACCACAAGCGCAGTGGCATGTATTTGGAGGACATAGACATCTTCTCAGGCACCCAGGTTAATAAAGTCGCAGAACAAAACCGCAAAAATGAATTCTGCTCCTATGAAGACCTAGTGGTCCACATTCCTAAAGACCACAAGCCTGGAACCTTCCCTAAAGCACTGTCCATAGAAAGCTTGTCCCCAACCAATGGGGCCTCTATTAACTGGCACACCGGCAGCATGCATCTGGACTCGCCACTAATTTCATGCAGAAAGGAGTCCAGGCCCGTCACCCAGTGCTGCTCCAGAGGTAGCCGCATCAGTGTGTATGATAATGTTCCCGGCTCACATCTGTACGCTAGCACTGGAGACCTGATAGACCTGGAGAAAGAGGACCTGTTTCCTCATCTGGATGATATCTTGTTGCATGTCAGTGGTCTACAGCAGATAGTGGACCACTGGTCTAAGAATGTGTTGCCTGGAGGAGAAGGTCTTTTGCAGGTAGATGGCAAGAGGGAAGATGCGGTTGGGCTTCAGTCCTCTAGTCAAATCACACTGGACTTTGAGGGAAATTCAGTCACCGAAAGCCAGACCACACCTAGTGatggggacagagacagagtatCACTTGCTGAGACAGAATCTACAAGGCTCAGGGAAAGGAGAGACTCAGGAGTGGGTGCTTCACTAACACGACCTAATCG GTTACGATGGCCCAGCTTTCAGATATCAAATCGCCTAAGTCACTCAGTGGCATCCCTGCAGATTACCAACCAATCAGCAGGCCAGCTGAGCTTGTTGCAGAAGTTTTCTCTGCTGCGTCTTACTGCAATCATGGAGAAGTACTCGATGTCCAACAAACATGGCTGGACTTG GTCTGTGCCAAAGTTTATGAAGAGAATGAAAGTACCAGACTATAAGGATAAGAATGTGTTTGGAGTGCCTCTCATAGTGCATGTGCAGCGTTCTGGACAGCCCCTGCCTCTGGGCCTGCAGCAGGCCCTGCGGTACCTGAGAAGCCAGTGTCTTGACCAG GTGGGTCTCTTCCGTAAATCAGGGGTGAAGTCTAGAATTCAAGCTCTGAGGCAGATGAATGAGAGCTCTCCAGACAACGTGAACTATGAGGATCAGTCTGCCTATGATGTGGCCGACATGGTGAAGCAGTTCTTCAGGGATTTACCTGAGCCTCTGCTCACCAGCAAGCTGGGGGAGACCTTCCTCCATATCTACCAAT ATGTGCCAAAGGACCAAAGGTTGCAAGCTGTCCAAGCAGCCATCATGCTGATGTCAGATGAAAACCGAGAGGTGCTGCAGaccctgctctgtttcctcagcgATGTCACTTCTTCTGTGGAGGAGAACCAGATGACACCCATGAACATTGCTGTGTGTCTGGCCCCCTCCCTTTTCCATCTCAACATACTCAAGAAAGACAATCTCTCACCAAG GGCCATGCAGAAGAAGTATGCCACTGGCAGGCCAGACCCGAAGGATCTGAATGAAAATTTAGCTGCAACACAGGGCCTCGCTCATATGATCATAGAGTGCAACCGTCTCTTCGAG ATCCCTCATGAGATGGTTACTCAGTCGCGTAATTCATACGTCGAGGCTGACTTACATGCACCAACAATTGATGAGCTGTGCAAGCAGCTGGAAGATGATGATGGAACATACCAAACACATATGGAAGGGAGACTTCAGAACCTGCTCAAAGAGGCCCGGGAAAAGTCCAAATACTGGGTGTCATGCAGCAGCTCAGATAACACAGAGCTCTACTATAAGAAG GTGGGAGATGGGAACCCTCTGAGACGCTGGAGAGTTTCTGTGGAGGTGGAAGCACCACCGTCTGTAGTGCTGAACCGGGTGCTGCGAGAGCGCCACATGTGGGATGTGGACCTGCTACAGTGGAAAGTGTCTGAGACACTGGACAAGCAGACAGAGGTGTTTCAGTATGTCCTCAATCGTATGCCTCCTCATCCCAGCAGGGACTTTGTAGTTCTCAG GTCATGGAGGACAGACTTGCCCAAAGGTGCCTGCTCCCTGGTTTCTGTGTCAATAGAGCATGAGGATTGTCCTCCTGTTGGAGGGGTACGAGCTATTGTCCTAGAGTCCAACTACCTGCTAGAGCCCTGTGGCTCTGGAAAGTCCAGACTAACTCATATCTGCAGAGTGGACTTAAA AGGAAGGATGCCAGATTGGTATAACAAAGCCTTCGGTCACCTTTGTGCCGCAGAAGCTGCCAGGATCCGTAACTCCTTTCAGCCACTAATCACAGATGGCCCAGAGACCAAAATCTGA